From Deltaproteobacteria bacterium, one genomic window encodes:
- the thiH gene encoding 2-iminoacetate synthase ThiH has translation MALHEKSPPSPSLSKRGTEGGILEQAGRLTRQRFGRTIQLYAPLYLSNECIDICRYCGFSLENKITRKTLSVDDTVREAEHLLNQGFKHLLLVSGEHPRIVSPKYLKEIANHLKPKLASLSIEVAPFVEDDYRELVQAGVDGVVIYQETYDQKRYQEVHLAGPKKSFERRLQAPENAARAGVRRIGMGILVGLSDWQEDLARLIQHIRDMKKKYWQTEFTISLPRLRPCASDYEAPSPVSNEKYLQMICLVRLALPDVGIVLSTRESSEFRDQLISVGVTHMSAGSRTEPGGYLNPKEAEEQFRIEDKRTADEVAAAISSRGYEPVWKDWENIL, from the coding sequence ATGGCACTTCATGAAAAATCTCCCCCTTCCCCCTCTTTGTCAAAGAGGGGGACCGAGGGGGGGATTTTGGAACAGGCAGGAAGACTCACCCGTCAGCGCTTTGGCCGCACGATCCAGCTCTATGCGCCCCTCTATCTCTCCAATGAATGCATCGATATTTGCCGATATTGTGGCTTCAGTCTGGAAAACAAGATTACACGAAAGACCCTTTCGGTCGATGACACAGTTCGAGAGGCGGAGCACCTCCTCAACCAAGGATTCAAACACCTCCTCCTCGTCTCCGGGGAACATCCCCGCATCGTCTCTCCCAAATATCTGAAGGAAATCGCAAACCACTTGAAACCAAAGCTGGCCTCGCTCTCTATCGAAGTGGCCCCTTTTGTAGAAGACGATTATCGGGAACTCGTGCAGGCAGGGGTCGATGGCGTGGTGATTTATCAGGAGACCTATGATCAAAAACGGTATCAGGAGGTGCATCTCGCAGGCCCCAAAAAGAGCTTTGAGCGACGCCTACAGGCCCCTGAGAATGCCGCCCGCGCAGGTGTCCGACGAATCGGCATGGGAATTCTCGTCGGCCTTTCTGACTGGCAGGAAGACCTGGCGCGATTGATCCAACATATTCGTGACATGAAGAAAAAATATTGGCAGACGGAGTTTACGATCAGTCTTCCGCGACTCCGTCCCTGTGCCAGTGACTATGAGGCCCCCTCTCCTGTCTCTAATGAGAAGTATCTTCAAATGATCTGTCTCGTTCGGCTCGCACTGCCAGATGTCGGTATCGTCCTGTCAACGCGCGAATCATCCGAATTCCGAGACCAACTGATTTCTGTCGGTGTCACTCATATGAGCGCCGGCTCCCGAACAGAGCCAGGGGGGTATCTGAACCCGAAAGAGGCGGAAGAACAATTCAGGATCGAAGATAAGCGAACGGCAGATGAGGTCGCTGCAGCGATCTCTTCACGAGGATATGAACCGGTCTGGAAGGATTGGGAGAATATACTATAG
- a CDS encoding thiazole synthase: MLLIADKSFSSRLLVGTGKFPSGEVMRESLEASGTEIITVALRRIDIAQPEKDILRFIDRNRFTLLPNTSGARDSKEAILLAHLAREAGLGKWLKLEVIPDPQYLLPDPIETLKAAEQLVQEGFVVFPYIHADPVLAHRLADIGCPTVMPLAAPIGSGRGLKMREAIRIIIEQATVPVIVDAGLGSPSHACEAMEMGADAVLVNTAIATAEDPIAMAEAFRLGVEAGRKGFLAGKAEEKLKAEASSPLQGVIYGTS; the protein is encoded by the coding sequence ATTCTTCTCATTGCAGACAAATCCTTCTCCAGTCGCTTATTGGTTGGCACCGGCAAATTCCCATCCGGTGAGGTGATGAGAGAGAGTCTCGAGGCCTCAGGGACGGAAATTATCACGGTGGCCCTTCGACGCATCGATATCGCCCAGCCGGAGAAAGATATCCTGAGATTTATCGATCGAAACCGATTCACCCTCCTCCCGAATACCTCAGGGGCACGGGACTCCAAGGAGGCGATCCTCCTCGCCCATCTCGCCCGCGAGGCAGGACTTGGGAAATGGCTGAAGCTCGAGGTGATTCCAGATCCACAGTATCTCCTGCCGGATCCAATTGAAACATTGAAGGCGGCTGAACAGCTCGTCCAGGAAGGTTTTGTGGTCTTTCCCTACATCCATGCCGATCCGGTCCTTGCGCACAGGCTGGCGGACATTGGCTGCCCCACTGTCATGCCTCTCGCCGCACCGATCGGTTCGGGTAGAGGGCTCAAGATGCGCGAGGCGATTCGAATCATTATCGAACAGGCGACAGTGCCTGTTATTGTTGATGCCGGTCTCGGTTCCCCCTCACACGCCTGTGAGGCGATGGAGATGGGGGCCGATGCCGTATTAGTGAACACCGCCATTGCTACCGCCGAGGATCCGATCGCCATGGCAGAGGCGTTTCGGCTCGGCGTAGAGGCCGGAAGAAAAGGCTTTCTCGCAGGGAAAGCGGAAGAAAAATTAAAAGCAGAAGCATCCAGTCCACTGCAGGGAGTGATTTATGGCACTTCATGA
- a CDS encoding NAD-dependent epimerase/dehydratase family protein has translation MRKKKESKKTIVLTGTAGFYGSSLLRELEKDPRYPNIIAIDCRKPPFELKKTRFYRMSLTETLADSKLVDLLKNEEIDTFIHMAFPYSPPHNLEAVHDLVSVGTMYILNCCAALKVRKIIMSSTTEVYGAHPSNPNFLSEDYERRGGYKSRFLRDKIEAENQFLAFAKKHPETIVTILRPCTTLGPNVRNYKTTFLQRSVLMRVMGYDPLVQFVHEDDVMRAFKLILENDCPGVYNIVGEGVLPISRVLKIAGKLSLPIPSPLLYPFVQLMWYAGIFAAPSSRLDFLKYLSVADGERAKKIGFKPKYSSKDALLSFLGAQRVKNVRLLERTVS, from the coding sequence ATGAGGAAGAAAAAAGAGAGCAAAAAAACCATCGTCCTTACCGGCACCGCTGGATTCTATGGAAGTTCGCTTCTCCGCGAGCTTGAAAAGGACCCTCGGTATCCCAATATTATTGCCATTGATTGCCGCAAACCCCCTTTTGAGCTCAAAAAAACCCGCTTCTATCGGATGAGTCTGACCGAAACCCTTGCCGATTCCAAACTGGTCGATCTCCTGAAAAACGAGGAGATCGATACCTTCATCCATATGGCCTTTCCCTACTCTCCCCCACATAACCTTGAGGCAGTCCATGATCTCGTTTCTGTCGGCACGATGTATATCCTGAACTGTTGTGCCGCCCTCAAGGTCCGTAAAATCATCATGTCCTCCACGACAGAGGTCTATGGGGCCCACCCCTCAAATCCAAATTTCCTTTCAGAAGACTATGAACGCCGCGGCGGGTACAAAAGCCGTTTTTTAAGAGATAAAATTGAGGCCGAAAATCAATTCCTCGCCTTCGCGAAAAAACACCCTGAGACGATCGTCACGATCTTGCGTCCCTGTACGACATTGGGTCCAAATGTCAGAAATTACAAAACGACTTTTCTCCAGAGATCCGTTTTGATGCGGGTTATGGGGTATGACCCGCTTGTCCAGTTTGTGCATGAAGACGATGTCATGAGGGCCTTTAAACTGATCCTCGAAAACGATTGTCCTGGGGTTTACAATATTGTCGGTGAGGGTGTCCTGCCGATCTCCAGGGTCTTAAAGATCGCCGGAAAACTTTCCCTTCCGATCCCCTCTCCCCTTCTTTACCCTTTTGTGCAACTCATGTGGTATGCGGGGATCTTCGCCGCCCCTTCGTCACGACTTGATTTCCTGAAATATCTTTCGGTCGCCGATGGAGAAAGGGCAAAAAAAATCGGTTTCAAACCAAAATACTCCAGCAAGGATGCGTTGCTGTCATTTCTCGGCGCCCAAAGGGTCAAAAATGTCCGCCTGCTTGAAAGGACAGTTTCATGA
- the thiC gene encoding phosphomethylpyrimidine synthase ThiC: MRSPWISKRTNDPVKTQMHYARRGMITEEMEFIANREELAVELIRDEVARGRMIIPANIHHTSLEPMVIGIASRCKINANIGNSAVTSCIDEEVRKLKLSVKYGADTVMDLSTGKNIDETRKAIIEASPIPIGTVPIYQMMESVQSVEELSPQDMLDMIEHQARQGVDYMTIHAGILLEHLPLVSGRITGIVSRGGSLMAQWMVYHRKQNPLYTHFDKICEIFQKYDVSFSLGDGLRPGSLHDATDKAQLSELKILGELTKRAWEYDVQVMVEGPGHIPMDQIDYNMKIEQELCHEAPFYVLGPLVTDIAPGYDHITSAIGAALAGWSGASMLCYVTPKEHLGLPNEEDVRNGVIAYKIAAHAADIARHRKGARDRDDALSRARYRFNWEEQFQLSLDPDRAREYHDEALPGDYFKSAEFCSMCGPKFCSMHITQQIEEGIKALEIPPSIPLFDKEGEGGDLKKVSGVHGVI; this comes from the coding sequence ATGCGATCACCCTGGATTTCAAAACGAACAAACGATCCCGTAAAAACCCAAATGCACTACGCACGCCGGGGGATGATTACGGAAGAGATGGAATTTATTGCCAACAGGGAAGAGCTAGCCGTGGAACTCATTCGGGACGAAGTGGCTCGAGGAAGAATGATTATCCCTGCAAACATTCATCACACAAGCCTCGAACCGATGGTGATCGGTATCGCTTCCCGATGTAAAATAAACGCGAATATCGGAAATTCCGCCGTCACTTCTTGCATCGACGAGGAGGTCCGAAAATTGAAACTTTCTGTCAAGTATGGCGCTGATACGGTGATGGATCTCTCCACCGGGAAAAATATCGATGAGACACGAAAGGCGATCATCGAGGCCTCACCGATTCCGATCGGAACCGTTCCGATCTATCAAATGATGGAGTCGGTCCAGAGTGTGGAAGAACTTTCTCCGCAAGATATGCTCGATATGATCGAGCATCAGGCCCGGCAAGGGGTCGACTACATGACGATCCATGCGGGAATTCTCCTCGAACATCTCCCGCTGGTTTCCGGAAGAATCACCGGAATCGTCTCCCGAGGAGGATCTCTGATGGCCCAATGGATGGTTTATCACCGCAAGCAAAACCCCCTCTACACGCATTTTGACAAGATCTGTGAAATTTTCCAAAAGTACGACGTCTCCTTTTCTTTGGGAGACGGGCTCCGTCCCGGTTCTCTGCATGATGCGACCGATAAGGCCCAGTTATCGGAACTCAAGATTTTGGGAGAGCTCACCAAAAGGGCTTGGGAATACGATGTCCAGGTGATGGTGGAAGGTCCCGGACATATCCCGATGGATCAGATCGATTACAATATGAAAATCGAACAGGAGCTCTGTCATGAGGCCCCCTTCTACGTTCTGGGGCCGTTGGTGACCGATATCGCCCCTGGCTACGACCACATCACCTCGGCAATCGGGGCAGCCCTAGCCGGTTGGTCAGGTGCCTCGATGCTCTGCTATGTCACGCCAAAAGAGCATCTCGGCCTTCCGAATGAAGAGGATGTCCGCAATGGGGTCATCGCCTACAAGATCGCAGCGCATGCCGCCGATATCGCCCGTCATCGAAAAGGGGCTCGAGACCGGGACGATGCCCTTTCCAGGGCCCGTTATCGCTTCAATTGGGAGGAACAGTTCCAACTCTCGCTTGACCCTGATCGGGCACGGGAGTATCACGATGAGGCTTTGCCGGGGGACTATTTCAAAAGTGCAGAGTTTTGTTCAATGTGTGGGCCAAAATTTTGTTCGATGCACATTACACAACAAATTGAAGAGGGGATTAAAGCCTTGGAAATCCCCCCCTCAATCCCCCTCTTTGACAAAGAGGGGGAAGGGGGAGATTTAAAAAAGGTAAGCGGAGTCCATGGAGTGATATGA